CTTTCGTGTAACACTTAGTCCTTCAGCGGAACAAGAGCCACTGATCTCCGTTGACCTCAATATGTATACTGGCGCAGTTGTCGCCTTCACACAAGGAGCAGAAGGATCATCTGCAGAATCGGCAAGCAATGTAACCACTGGTGCAAAAGAAGAGGACAAGGGTGCTGACTTGTCTTTGGCACAAAAAGAAAATCTTGCCCGCCCCTGGCTTCAGGAATGGGATGTAAATCCCGCCAAGCTGCAAATTGAATCGAATGCAGGATACTATGGGCTCGTGTATACTGACCGTTCCGTTCAGATCGGCGAATCCTTGCTTCACTATTATTTCGATTTCGCTGACGAACAGGTATCCAGCTTTAAAGCCGGATTTACTGCTCCTGCCTGGCATACCTCCTACGTGAAGGACCAGACCTCTCTCGCGGAAAAGCTTACTCTATTCGGTTACGGTCTGCCTACCTTAGCTTTAGGAATTTTGGCACTCATCTACAGCATACTTAGAAGAGAACATACCTCCTTTAAGCGCGGAATTTTCCTAAGCTCGGCTTATTTTGTAATCATGATGATCAGCACCTATAATATGCTTCCTGAATCTTCGGGCGAAGGACTCGAGGTTCAGATCACTTCCGTCATTATGTTCATCATTTATGCCTTATATAGCCTGCTAATGTCCTCCCTGCTCTATTTCTCTTTAGTTGGAGGGGACGGCCTTTGGAAAAAAGAAGAGGGGATGAACCCATGGCCTCGTGCTAAAGAGCCTGGCTATGGTAAATACGTGCTGGATAGTATTCGGGCTGGATACATCTGGGCATTCGTGCTGCTAGGGGTACAGACCCTTATGTTCATCGTATTATCATTGACTTTGCAGAACTGGTCCACTACTGACGCTACTCAATCTCCTTACAACATGAGATATGCTTGGCTGCTGCCTATCGTTGCATGGCTCGCCGGGTTATCCGAGGAAGCTATTTATCGTTTTTTCGGAATCCCTATATTGAAAAAGGTGTTCCGGAGCACGTTCATCGCTTGCCTGATCACTACGCTGGTATGGGCGTTTGGTCATACACTTTATCCGATCTACCCTATCAGCTCCCGTCCTATTGAGCTTACCGTGATCGGGCTGCTCTTCAGCTATATTTTCCTTCGTTACGGCTTTATTGCTGTCATGTTCAGTCATGTCGTGTTTGACAGCATTCTGATGGGCGCTACGCTGATCTTTATGAAGGAAAGCGTGAATGTCGGAGCAGGTATCTTCGCGATTATCATGCCGTTCATAGTCGCCTACATTGTCTACCGGTTTAATCCACCACAAAAACCTGATCCGAAGCCGGTTGAACCGACATCTATCATTTAAAGAAGTAACGGGTGGATAACCGATAATAAAAAAAGGTGTCACAGCAGAAACCTGCTATGACACCTTTTTTATATTTACGCAATCAGGCCCTATGTCGCCGGCTCTTCATCCTTGAGCGCCTCAAGAATTTGACTAGCCAGCTTTTCGCCAATAGAAAGTGATTTAAAATCCTCTATGGAGGCTTCTTTAATTTTCTTTAGCGATCCGAAATGCTTAAGCAGCGCCTTGCGCCGCTTCTCGCCTATACCTGGTATGGAGTCCAGCTTAGAGGTAACCATGGACTTCCCGCGCTGCTCACGGTGGAAGGTGATAGCGAATCTATGCACCTCATCCTGAATCCGTTGTAGCAGGTAAAATTCCTGACTATCCCGAGCTAAAGAGACGGGTTCTGGCGGATCTCCAACCAGAAGCTGAGCCGTCTTATGCTTGTCATCCTTAACGAGACCGCAGACCGGAATGAATAACCCCAGCTCGTTCTCCAGAATATCAATAGCGGAAGAAATCTGCCCTTTACCACCATCGACTACGATAAGATCTGGCATCGGAAGGTTCTCTTTCAACACCCGTTCATACCGCCGCCGGATGACCTCGCGCATCGTTCCATAATCATCCGCACCCACTACTGTACGAACTTTATATTTACGATACTCTTTTCGCGCGGGCTTGCCATCAATGAAGACAACCATCGCAGAGACCGGATTGGTCCCCTGAATATTCGAGTTATCGAACGCCTCGATCCGGCTTAAGCGTTCGAGCCCCAAGCTCTCGCCTAAGCTCATTGCGGCACCAGAGGTACGTACTTCATCTCGTTCAATAAGCCGGAACTTCTCGTCGATTGCGACTGTAGCATTTTGGCAGGCCATACCGACCATCTGCTTCTTGAGTCCACGTTGTGGCACCAGTACTTTGATACCGAGCCACTCCTGTAGAATAGAGGCGCCACCTGCGGCATCAACAACACCTGCTGCTGATGCTTCCGCAGCGGCGATTTCACGTGCCTCAGCTTCTTCAGGCGACTCGGGAGTATCTTCCCCCTTTTGTAGCTCTTCCTCGGCTGGAGCAGCAATGACAATCGCCGGTTTAGCTTCTTTATCAACCACGGCTTCCTCGTCAAGCACATCCGGTAGAAGAATCTCCTGCGGCAGGGCAGGATTATCACTGTAATACTGCGTCACATAAGACATAAAGTCACTGTAGGCTTCCCCATAGAACGGAAAGACGGAGGAATGACGCTGGATCATCTTCCCTTGCCTCATGTACAGAATTTGTACACACATCCATCCCTTATCTACGGCATACCCAAAAACATCGCGATCCTTAGTATCCGTAGTGTTGATCTTCTGTTTCTCCATTAATGCATCAATATGGATAATTTGATCCCGCAGTTCCTTCGCCCGCTCAAAATATAATTCCTCAGCAGCTTCCTGCATTTTCTGCTGTAAATCCTTCTTAACCGCATCATGCCCTCCGCTTAGAAAAGCAGCGATATCTTGCGTAATCTGCTCATACTCAGATTTCTGCACTTCCTTCTCACAAGGCGCCAAGCATTGGCCCATGTGGTAGTAGAGACAGACCTCCTTCGGCATTACGCCGCATTTACGGAGCGGATACATACGGTCGAGAAGCTTTTTCGTTTGCTGTGCTGCATAACCATTAGGATAAGGACCAAAATATTTTGCTTTATCTTTAATCACCCGGCGTGTAACTTCAAGCCGAGGGTGAGCTTCATTCGTTATTTTGATATAAGGAAATGTCTTATCGTCCTTCAGAAGAACGTTATAACGTGGCATATGCTTCTTAATCAGATTGCACTCGAGAATGAGCGCTTCCATGTTGCTGGACGTAACAATATATTCGAAGTCAGCAATATTAGCGACAAGTCGCTGAGTCTTACCATTATGACTGCCTGTAAAATAAGAGCGAACCCGATTCTTTAGAACCTTCGCCTTGCCCACATAAATAATGGTGCCTTCTTCATTCTTCATCAGATAGCACCCGGGCAGATCGGGTAATAGAGCCAGTTTGTTGCGGATATTGTCCAAATTGATCCCCTCCAGCTAAATTGGACCAAGCTAAAACGCCTTCGGCGTCCTTTTAAGGACGGCAAGTGTTTATGCGAGAATTATAAGGATAAAGTATAGAGAGAAACTTATACTCTTATAATTCCATGATTAGTTGGCTTTTAGCGCACAAAACGCCTCCGGAATGAACCGAAGGCGCTGAGCGGCAGGGCCGAGGCCCGAACAGTAGCATTTAACAATTATTGATGTTTAGCTACGATATTTTTCAGGGATTCTTTGGAGTTCAATCCCACAACTTTATCTACCGGTTGACCGTCTTTGAAGAAGATCAGGGTTGGGATACTCATAACGCCAAAACGGGAAGCCGTTTCCGGATTCTCATCCACATTCAATTTTGCAATCTTCACGCTGTCTCCCAGTTCTGCGGACAATTCGTCCAAGATTGGAGCAATCATCTTACAAGGACCACACCAAGGAGCCCAGAAGTCTACTACTACAGTACCTTGACCTTCCACTTCGTTACTGAAGGTTTGGTCAGACACGTTCACGATAGCCATGATATTGTTCCTCCTCTAAAGTTTTACGAAACATTAATCCATTCTAAAGCAAAGCTT
This Paenibacillus sp. FSL R5-0345 DNA region includes the following protein-coding sequences:
- a CDS encoding CPBP family intramembrane glutamic endopeptidase; this encodes MNPVGQPLQQRALSKWLIISGIIGLILFIMFQIAPSVLNSPAGEDTTVISKAEARDKAISFAEQKLNYTKAPNDQWNVLYETDSSFYGYMSREKLLEDYTKKKLDQRYPFDIFRVTLSPSAEQEPLISVDLNMYTGAVVAFTQGAEGSSAESASNVTTGAKEEDKGADLSLAQKENLARPWLQEWDVNPAKLQIESNAGYYGLVYTDRSVQIGESLLHYYFDFADEQVSSFKAGFTAPAWHTSYVKDQTSLAEKLTLFGYGLPTLALGILALIYSILRREHTSFKRGIFLSSAYFVIMMISTYNMLPESSGEGLEVQITSVIMFIIYALYSLLMSSLLYFSLVGGDGLWKKEEGMNPWPRAKEPGYGKYVLDSIRAGYIWAFVLLGVQTLMFIVLSLTLQNWSTTDATQSPYNMRYAWLLPIVAWLAGLSEEAIYRFFGIPILKKVFRSTFIACLITTLVWAFGHTLYPIYPISSRPIELTVIGLLFSYIFLRYGFIAVMFSHVVFDSILMGATLIFMKESVNVGAGIFAIIMPFIVAYIVYRFNPPQKPDPKPVEPTSII
- the uvrC gene encoding excinuclease ABC subunit UvrC → MNLDNIRNKLALLPDLPGCYLMKNEEGTIIYVGKAKVLKNRVRSYFTGSHNGKTQRLVANIADFEYIVTSSNMEALILECNLIKKHMPRYNVLLKDDKTFPYIKITNEAHPRLEVTRRVIKDKAKYFGPYPNGYAAQQTKKLLDRMYPLRKCGVMPKEVCLYYHMGQCLAPCEKEVQKSEYEQITQDIAAFLSGGHDAVKKDLQQKMQEAAEELYFERAKELRDQIIHIDALMEKQKINTTDTKDRDVFGYAVDKGWMCVQILYMRQGKMIQRHSSVFPFYGEAYSDFMSYVTQYYSDNPALPQEILLPDVLDEEAVVDKEAKPAIVIAAPAEEELQKGEDTPESPEEAEAREIAAAEASAAGVVDAAGGASILQEWLGIKVLVPQRGLKKQMVGMACQNATVAIDEKFRLIERDEVRTSGAAMSLGESLGLERLSRIEAFDNSNIQGTNPVSAMVVFIDGKPARKEYRKYKVRTVVGADDYGTMREVIRRRYERVLKENLPMPDLIVVDGGKGQISSAIDILENELGLFIPVCGLVKDDKHKTAQLLVGDPPEPVSLARDSQEFYLLQRIQDEVHRFAITFHREQRGKSMVTSKLDSIPGIGEKRRKALLKHFGSLKKIKEASIEDFKSLSIGEKLASQILEALKDEEPAT
- the trxA gene encoding thioredoxin — its product is MAIVNVSDQTFSNEVEGQGTVVVDFWAPWCGPCKMIAPILDELSAELGDSVKIAKLNVDENPETASRFGVMSIPTLIFFKDGQPVDKVVGLNSKESLKNIVAKHQ